One part of the Lapillicoccus jejuensis genome encodes these proteins:
- a CDS encoding amino acid ABC transporter ATP-binding protein: MVDIRGVNKHFGDLHVLKDVDLQVGRGEVVVVLGPSGSGKSTLCRTVNRLETFESGSITIDGQALPEEGKALAQLRADVGMVFQSFNLFAHKTILENVTLGPTKVRGRGKADAERRATELLERVGVGEQAGKYPAQLSGGQQQRVAIARSLAMEPKVMLFDEPTSALDPEMVGEVLDVMDELARGGMTMIVVTHEMGFARRAANRVVFMADGQIVETAEPEAFFSAPRSERAKDFLGKILPH, encoded by the coding sequence ATGGTCGACATCCGCGGCGTCAACAAGCACTTCGGCGACCTGCACGTCCTCAAGGACGTCGACCTGCAGGTCGGCCGCGGCGAGGTCGTCGTCGTCCTCGGGCCGTCGGGCTCGGGCAAGTCGACGCTGTGCCGCACGGTCAACCGGCTCGAGACCTTCGAGTCCGGGTCCATCACCATCGACGGGCAGGCGCTGCCCGAGGAGGGCAAGGCCCTCGCCCAGCTGCGCGCCGATGTGGGGATGGTCTTCCAAAGCTTCAACCTCTTCGCCCACAAGACGATCCTCGAGAACGTCACGCTCGGCCCCACGAAGGTGCGCGGGCGGGGCAAGGCCGACGCCGAGCGCCGCGCCACCGAGCTGCTCGAACGCGTCGGCGTGGGCGAGCAGGCCGGGAAGTACCCGGCGCAGCTGTCCGGTGGGCAGCAGCAGCGCGTGGCCATCGCCCGCTCGCTGGCCATGGAGCCCAAGGTCATGCTCTTCGACGAGCCCACCTCCGCACTCGACCCCGAGATGGTCGGCGAGGTCCTCGACGTCATGGACGAGCTCGCCCGCGGCGGCATGACGATGATCGTCGTCACCCACGAGATGGGCTTCGCGCGCCGCGCGGCCAACCGGGTCGTCTTCATGGCCGACGGGCAGATCGTCGAGACCGCCGAGCCCGAGGCCTTCTTCTCGGCGCCCCGCAGCGAGCGCGCCAAAGACTTCCTGGGCAAGATCCTGCCGCACTGA
- a CDS encoding glutamate ABC transporter substrate-binding protein, translating to MTTRRTRTMGALALTTVLVAGLAACSDSAAPSGGSGGTAGGGGGEFKVGIKFDQPGIGLKQGSSYAGLDVDVATYVAKKLGYDAPTFVQAPSAQRESLISTGQVQMVVASYSITDARKQKVSFAGPYFIAGQDLLVRSDDSAITGPDALGGKTLCSVTGSTSAQKIKDQYPDVQLQNFGTYSECVTALAAGSIDAVTTDNTILAGFAAQDQYKGKLKVVGKTFSTERYGIGLKKGDTALCTKINEALTTMVSDGTWKKAVDDNLGPANFQIDSAVNPPKPDACS from the coding sequence ATGACGACGCGACGCACCCGAACGATGGGCGCCCTCGCCCTCACCACCGTCCTGGTCGCCGGGCTGGCCGCCTGCAGCGACAGCGCCGCGCCGAGCGGCGGGAGCGGCGGCACCGCCGGCGGTGGTGGCGGCGAGTTCAAGGTCGGCATCAAGTTCGACCAGCCGGGCATCGGCCTCAAGCAGGGGTCGTCGTACGCCGGCCTCGACGTCGACGTCGCGACCTACGTCGCCAAGAAGCTGGGGTACGACGCGCCGACCTTCGTCCAGGCGCCGTCGGCCCAGCGCGAGTCGCTCATCTCGACCGGCCAGGTCCAGATGGTCGTCGCCAGCTACTCGATCACCGACGCGCGCAAGCAGAAGGTGTCCTTCGCCGGCCCGTACTTCATCGCCGGCCAGGACCTGCTCGTGCGGTCCGACGACTCGGCGATCACCGGACCCGACGCGCTCGGCGGCAAGACGCTGTGCTCGGTGACGGGCTCGACGTCGGCGCAGAAGATCAAGGACCAGTACCCCGACGTCCAGCTGCAGAACTTCGGCACCTACTCCGAGTGCGTCACCGCCCTCGCGGCCGGGAGCATCGACGCGGTGACGACCGACAACACGATCCTCGCCGGCTTCGCCGCGCAGGACCAGTACAAGGGCAAGCTCAAGGTCGTGGGCAAGACCTTCAGCACCGAGAGGTACGGCATCGGCCTCAAGAAGGGCGACACCGCCCTGTGCACGAAGATCAACGAGGCGCTGACGACGATGGTCTCGGACGGCACGTGGAAGAAGGCGGTCGACGACAACCTCGGCCCGGCCAACTTCCAGATCGACAGCGCCGTCAACCCGCCGAAGCCCGACGCCTGCTCCTGA
- a CDS encoding amino acid ABC transporter permease — MIELLQKYDVLGAFVTTIELSALGAVGALVIGTVVAVMRVSPVATLRLLGTSYVNVFRNTPLTLLVVFSVLGMTYLLGLQLSPDVATNAFRWAAIMLAIYHAAFVCEAIRSGFNTVPAGQSEAARSIGLTFGQGMREVILPQAFRGAVAPLGSTLIALIKNSTVAAVVGVNESANLMSVMIENETAGIAVFAIFAAGFVILTLPLGLWFTSLSRRLAVQR, encoded by the coding sequence GTGATCGAGCTGCTGCAGAAGTACGACGTCCTGGGGGCGTTCGTCACGACCATCGAGCTGTCGGCCCTCGGGGCCGTCGGCGCGCTGGTCATTGGGACCGTCGTCGCCGTCATGCGGGTGTCCCCCGTGGCGACGCTGCGGCTGCTGGGGACGTCCTACGTCAACGTCTTCCGCAACACGCCCCTGACCCTGCTCGTCGTCTTCAGCGTGCTGGGGATGACCTACCTGCTGGGGCTGCAGCTCTCCCCCGACGTCGCGACCAACGCCTTCCGCTGGGCCGCCATCATGCTCGCGATCTACCACGCCGCCTTCGTCTGCGAGGCCATCCGCTCCGGGTTCAACACGGTGCCGGCCGGTCAGTCGGAGGCGGCGCGCTCGATCGGCCTGACCTTCGGCCAGGGCATGCGCGAGGTGATCCTGCCGCAGGCCTTCCGCGGGGCGGTCGCGCCGCTCGGCTCGACCCTCATCGCGCTCATCAAGAACTCCACCGTCGCCGCGGTCGTCGGCGTCAACGAGTCGGCCAACCTCATGAGCGTGATGATCGAGAACGAGACCGCCGGCATCGCCGTCTTCGCGATCTTCGCGGCCGGGTTCGTGATCCTCACCCTGCCGCTCGGGCTGTGGTTCACGAGCCTCTCGCGGCGGCTGGCGGTGCAGCGATGA
- a CDS encoding amino acid ABC transporter permease, whose product MSTSALYDAPGPRARARHRLFSALGILVFLGILFLVVRKLQSAGQLQGYMWQPFLVDRAVWRDYLLPGLIGTFKAAAISIVLAGVLGLLLGVGRLSRVAPVRWVSSVVVEFFRSVPVLIMMLASYGIYSRSGVVAPDTAPLAGVVTGLTLYNGSVIAELVRSGVHSLPKGQREAGASIGLSEGQTLRIVLLPQALTAMLPALVGQLVVVLKDTALGYQITYQELLFWSKTLGSAFANPVAAYVVAAVIFIVVNYLLTLLAGRLERRLRSRGGRGAPGAPASAGTPGAGAAGTPAAQPATPSGAGVA is encoded by the coding sequence ATGAGCACCTCCGCGCTGTACGACGCCCCGGGCCCCCGGGCCCGGGCCCGGCACCGCCTGTTCTCGGCGCTGGGCATCCTCGTCTTCCTGGGCATCCTCTTCCTGGTCGTGCGCAAGCTCCAGTCCGCCGGCCAGCTGCAGGGCTACATGTGGCAGCCGTTCCTCGTCGACCGGGCCGTCTGGCGCGACTACCTGCTGCCGGGGCTCATCGGGACCTTCAAGGCCGCGGCCATCTCGATCGTGCTGGCCGGCGTGCTCGGGCTGCTGCTCGGGGTCGGGCGGCTCTCGCGCGTCGCCCCGGTGCGCTGGGTGAGCAGCGTCGTCGTCGAGTTCTTCCGCTCGGTGCCGGTGCTCATCATGATGCTGGCCAGCTACGGCATCTACTCCCGCAGCGGGGTCGTCGCACCGGACACCGCGCCGCTCGCCGGCGTGGTCACCGGCCTGACGCTCTACAACGGCTCGGTGATCGCCGAGCTGGTCCGCTCCGGCGTGCACTCGCTGCCCAAGGGCCAGCGCGAGGCCGGTGCGTCGATCGGCCTGAGCGAGGGCCAGACGCTGCGGATCGTCCTGCTCCCCCAGGCCCTCACGGCGATGCTCCCGGCCCTGGTCGGCCAGCTCGTCGTCGTGCTCAAGGACACCGCGCTGGGCTACCAGATCACCTACCAGGAGCTGCTCTTCTGGTCCAAGACGCTCGGGTCCGCCTTCGCCAACCCGGTGGCGGCGTACGTCGTCGCGGCGGTGATCTTCATCGTCGTCAACTACCTGCTCACCCTGCTGGCCGGTCGTCTCGAGCGGCGCCTGCGCTCGCGCGGCGGCCGGGGCGCCCCCGGTGCCCCGGCGTCCGCCGGCACCCCGGGGGCGGGGGCGGCGGGCACCCCCGCCGCGCAGCCCGCCACGCCGTCCGGAGCGGGCGTCGCCTGA
- a CDS encoding histone-like nucleoid-structuring protein Lsr2: MARREIVTLTDDLDGSEGAHTVTFSLEGTTWQVDLGERNREALKNALKPFVDAAREVASGTVREVAPRPARTELGEAPDHSPDLAGWASAKRTSVPARGESRARLIRAWSAEQGHPLPSRGRIPREVVAAYDAATRG; the protein is encoded by the coding sequence ATGGCACGACGCGAAATCGTCACCCTCACCGACGACCTCGACGGCAGCGAGGGCGCGCACACGGTGACCTTCTCGCTCGAGGGGACGACCTGGCAGGTCGACCTCGGCGAGCGCAACCGGGAGGCGCTGAAGAACGCCCTCAAGCCCTTCGTCGACGCGGCCCGCGAGGTCGCGTCGGGCACGGTGCGCGAGGTCGCCCCCCGGCCGGCGCGCACCGAGCTCGGTGAGGCCCCGGACCACTCCCCCGACCTCGCCGGCTGGGCCAGCGCGAAGCGGACCAGCGTGCCGGCGCGCGGCGAGAGCCGCGCCCGCCTCATCCGCGCCTGGTCGGCCGAGCAGGGCCACCCGCTGCCGTCGCGCGGGCGCATCCCGCGCGAGGTCGTCGCGGCGTACGACGCCGCCACCCGCGGCTGA
- the dnaG gene encoding DNA primase produces MAGRIKAEDVTLVKERSNIEDVVREHVTLTSGGTGSLKGLCPFHDEKSASFYVRPAVGAYHCFGCGEGGDVISFVQKLDHLTFAEAVERLAQKAGVELRYEEGGGPREEGGLGRRTRLLEAHRVAEEYYSTLLLDPGNHVARTGRDFLRERGFDGDAARQFGVGFAPRGGEDLVRHLRGKGFTDDELVTGGLAGRGQRGLYDRFRGRLVWPIRDITGDTVGFGARRIFEDDRIEAKYLNTSETPIYKKSTVLYGLDLAKKAISRDRTAVVVEGYTDVMACHLSGVEGAVATCGTSFGVDHIKLLRRIMRDEADVSPARVVFTFDGDAAGQRAAMRAFGEDQRWASQSFVAVADSGQDPCELRQSGGAIAVRGLVEDAVPMFEFAVRTTLRRYDLETAEGRVQALRAAAPIVASIRDRSLRPEYTRVLSGLLGLEVEQVGAEVARAGKAAARAASAPEATTRERGPAADVDAALEPTADEVAGAVPRPDLADPVVLLERQLLQVVLQFPGLLDAGELGELDPSSFTAPAHRAVFDGVVGAGLLPAGLTSAGWTDAVAQAAPLAVRGLVPELAVAPLPVTMDRTTGQPSRRYAGSLVLRLREMTLTRRISDALSALRRLDATGDGDPARSRELSVELSRLQRERADLLSLEEE; encoded by the coding sequence GTGGCCGGCCGGATCAAGGCGGAGGACGTCACCCTCGTCAAGGAGCGCTCGAACATCGAGGACGTCGTCCGCGAGCACGTGACCCTGACCTCGGGCGGCACCGGCTCGCTCAAGGGGCTGTGCCCCTTCCACGACGAGAAGTCGGCGTCGTTCTACGTGCGCCCCGCCGTCGGGGCGTACCACTGCTTCGGGTGCGGCGAGGGCGGCGACGTCATCTCCTTCGTCCAGAAGCTCGACCACCTCACCTTCGCCGAGGCCGTCGAGAGGCTCGCGCAGAAGGCCGGCGTCGAGCTGCGCTACGAGGAGGGCGGCGGGCCGCGCGAGGAGGGAGGGCTCGGGCGCCGTACCCGGCTGCTCGAGGCGCACCGCGTCGCGGAGGAGTACTACTCCACGCTCCTGCTCGACCCGGGCAACCACGTCGCGCGCACGGGGCGCGACTTCCTGCGCGAGCGCGGCTTCGACGGGGACGCGGCCCGGCAGTTCGGGGTCGGGTTCGCCCCCCGCGGCGGCGAGGACCTCGTGCGGCACCTGCGCGGCAAGGGCTTCACCGACGACGAGCTGGTCACCGGCGGCCTCGCCGGCCGCGGACAGCGCGGGCTCTACGACCGCTTCCGCGGGCGGCTGGTCTGGCCGATCCGCGACATCACCGGCGACACCGTCGGCTTCGGCGCCCGGCGGATCTTCGAGGACGACCGCATCGAGGCGAAGTACCTCAACACGTCCGAGACCCCGATCTACAAGAAGTCGACCGTCCTCTACGGCCTCGACCTGGCCAAGAAGGCGATCTCCCGGGACCGGACCGCCGTCGTCGTCGAGGGCTACACCGACGTCATGGCCTGCCACCTGTCCGGGGTCGAGGGCGCCGTGGCCACGTGCGGGACGTCGTTCGGGGTCGACCACATCAAGCTGCTGCGCCGCATCATGCGCGACGAGGCCGATGTCTCCCCGGCCCGGGTCGTCTTCACCTTCGACGGCGACGCCGCCGGGCAGAGGGCGGCCATGCGGGCCTTCGGCGAGGACCAGCGCTGGGCCAGCCAGTCCTTCGTCGCCGTCGCCGACAGCGGCCAGGACCCGTGCGAGCTGCGCCAGTCCGGCGGGGCGATCGCCGTACGGGGTCTCGTCGAGGACGCCGTGCCGATGTTCGAGTTCGCGGTGCGCACGACGCTGCGCCGCTACGACCTCGAGACCGCGGAGGGGCGGGTGCAGGCCCTGCGGGCCGCCGCCCCCATCGTCGCCTCGATCCGCGACCGGTCGCTGCGCCCGGAGTACACCCGCGTCCTGTCCGGGCTCCTCGGCCTCGAGGTCGAGCAGGTCGGTGCCGAGGTCGCGCGGGCCGGCAAGGCCGCCGCCCGGGCCGCGAGCGCCCCCGAGGCCACCACCCGCGAGCGGGGGCCGGCGGCGGACGTCGACGCGGCGCTGGAGCCCACGGCCGACGAGGTGGCCGGGGCGGTGCCGCGCCCCGACCTCGCCGACCCCGTCGTGCTGCTCGAGCGGCAGCTGCTCCAGGTCGTCCTGCAGTTCCCCGGCCTGCTCGACGCGGGCGAGCTCGGCGAGCTCGACCCCTCCTCGTTCACGGCGCCGGCCCACCGCGCGGTCTTCGACGGCGTCGTCGGCGCCGGTCTGCTGCCGGCCGGCCTGACGTCCGCGGGCTGGACCGACGCGGTCGCCCAGGCCGCGCCGCTCGCCGTCCGCGGGCTCGTCCCCGAGCTCGCCGTCGCGCCGCTGCCGGTGACGATGGACCGCACCACGGGTCAGCCGTCCCGGCGGTACGCCGGCTCGCTCGTCCTGCGGTTGCGCGAGATGACCCTGACCCGCCGGATCTCCGACGCGCTGAGCGCCCTGCGCCGGCTCGACGCGACCGGCGACGGGGACCCGGCCCGCAGCCGCGAGCTGAGCGTCGAGCTGTCCCGGCTGCAGCGCGAGCGGGCCGACCTGCTGTCCCTCGAGGAGGAGTGA
- a CDS encoding TetR/AcrR family transcriptional regulator yields the protein MPAPTTPTVAPDDSTALAALDAVVVEPGVERPKRSDAARNFDALLEAARAAFAESGSAAPLEEVAKRAGVGIGTLYRNFPTRDDLIEAVYVGEVQAMVAAARDALAEPPWEGLVHWLHRFLAYVGTKRALVEGLNRDPMASPVFSQCRTAIHAAGAPLLARAQADGSARPDVAIEEVIRLVSGVAGVTFPDEASRDKVVALAVDALRAR from the coding sequence GTGCCCGCACCCACCACCCCCACCGTCGCGCCGGACGACAGCACCGCGCTCGCGGCCCTCGACGCCGTCGTCGTCGAGCCGGGGGTGGAGCGGCCCAAGCGCTCGGACGCCGCGCGCAACTTCGACGCGCTGCTCGAGGCGGCCCGCGCGGCCTTCGCCGAGTCCGGCAGCGCCGCCCCGCTCGAGGAGGTCGCCAAGCGCGCCGGTGTCGGCATCGGCACGCTCTACCGCAACTTCCCGACGCGCGACGACCTCATCGAGGCGGTGTACGTCGGCGAGGTGCAGGCCATGGTGGCCGCCGCCCGCGACGCGCTGGCCGAGCCGCCGTGGGAGGGGCTGGTGCACTGGCTGCACCGCTTCCTCGCCTACGTCGGCACCAAGCGCGCCCTCGTCGAGGGCCTCAACCGCGACCCGATGGCCTCCCCCGTCTTCTCCCAGTGCCGTACGGCGATCCACGCGGCCGGGGCGCCGCTGCTCGCCCGGGCCCAGGCGGACGGCTCGGCGCGGCCCGACGTCGCCATCGAGGAGGTCATCCGGCTCGTCTCCGGCGTGGCCGGGGTGACCTTCCCCGACGAGGCCTCGCGCGACAAGGTCGTCGCTCTCGCCGTCGACGCCCTGCGCGCCCGCTGA
- a CDS encoding MFS transporter yields MFPVTPRSGSTTRPTARPSLGLAAVALAVAAYSTLQSLLVPVLPLIQADLRTTPEATTWTLTAWLVTAAVATPVMGRLGDLHGKRRVLLVSLAAVALGCLLAAVAPSVGVLIAARVVQGLGGGIFPLAYAVVRDVLPPRRVPTAIGAVSAVLAVGSGIGTVLAGPLSAAVGWRGLFLVPLVLLLAGAALTWVAVPATAPRTAGRLSPVPGLLLAGALVALLLPVSSGSRWGWTSSGVLGLLALSALLLIAWARTELRSATPLVDMRMMRRRPVWTANLAALLMGTAMFGVFAFLPRFVQTPTSTGYGFGATIAGSGAVMLPMVGAMAVTGFLSGPLTRVLPSRGQLVAGTALIAVAILAMAGLHAHAWELAVAGGVMGLGLGVAYAALTGLVVAAVTPGETGVATGMNTNLRTIGGAVGSAVTGALVFGHVDSRGLPLEGGYTAAFLVLGLVAVAATLAGLAVRPATAVAAPAEPGTTPYGDPEADADARRDEPVLAA; encoded by the coding sequence ATGTTCCCCGTCACCCCCCGCTCCGGCTCCACTACTCGCCCCACCGCCCGCCCGTCGCTCGGTCTCGCCGCGGTCGCGCTCGCCGTGGCCGCGTACTCGACCCTCCAGTCGCTGCTCGTCCCCGTCCTGCCCCTCATCCAGGCCGACCTGCGCACGACCCCCGAGGCGACGACCTGGACGCTGACCGCCTGGCTCGTCACCGCCGCCGTCGCCACCCCGGTCATGGGCCGGCTCGGCGACCTGCACGGCAAGCGCCGCGTCCTGCTCGTCTCGCTCGCCGCCGTCGCGCTCGGCTGCCTCCTGGCGGCCGTCGCCCCGAGTGTCGGCGTCCTCATCGCCGCCCGCGTCGTCCAGGGCCTCGGGGGCGGGATCTTCCCGCTCGCGTACGCCGTCGTGCGCGACGTCCTGCCGCCCCGCCGCGTCCCCACCGCGATCGGCGCCGTCTCCGCCGTCCTCGCGGTCGGGTCCGGCATCGGCACCGTCCTGGCCGGCCCGCTCTCGGCGGCCGTCGGCTGGCGCGGCCTCTTCCTCGTGCCGCTCGTCCTGCTGCTCGCCGGCGCGGCCCTCACCTGGGTCGCGGTCCCCGCGACGGCCCCGCGCACGGCCGGCCGCCTCTCCCCCGTCCCCGGCCTGCTGCTCGCCGGCGCGCTCGTCGCGCTGCTGCTGCCGGTCAGCTCCGGGTCCCGCTGGGGCTGGACCTCCTCGGGCGTGCTCGGCCTGCTCGCGCTCTCGGCGCTCCTGCTCATCGCCTGGGCCCGCACCGAGCTGCGCTCGGCCACCCCGCTCGTCGACATGCGGATGATGCGCCGCCGCCCCGTGTGGACGGCCAACCTCGCCGCCCTGCTCATGGGCACCGCGATGTTCGGCGTCTTCGCCTTCCTGCCGCGCTTCGTCCAGACCCCGACCTCGACCGGGTACGGCTTCGGCGCCACCATCGCGGGCTCCGGCGCGGTCATGCTGCCGATGGTCGGCGCGATGGCGGTCACCGGCTTCCTCAGCGGCCCGCTCACCCGGGTGCTGCCCAGCCGCGGGCAGCTGGTCGCCGGCACCGCGCTCATCGCGGTCGCGATCCTCGCCATGGCCGGCCTGCACGCCCACGCGTGGGAGCTCGCCGTCGCCGGCGGCGTCATGGGCCTCGGTCTCGGTGTCGCGTACGCCGCCCTCACCGGCCTCGTCGTGGCCGCGGTCACCCCGGGCGAGACCGGCGTCGCGACGGGCATGAACACCAACCTGCGCACGATCGGCGGCGCCGTCGGCAGCGCCGTCACCGGCGCGCTCGTCTTCGGCCACGTCGACAGCCGGGGCCTGCCGCTCGAGGGCGGCTACACCGCCGCCTTCCTCGTCCTCGGGCTGGTCGCCGTCGCCGCGACGCTCGCCGGCCTCGCCGTGCGGCCCGCCACCGCGGTGGCCGCGCCGGCCGAGCCCGGCACGACGCCGTACGGCGACCCGGAGGCCGACGCGGACGCCCGCCGCGACGAGCCGGTGCTCGCCGCCTGA
- a CDS encoding 5,10-methylenetetrahydrofolate reductase, with protein MSAPPRPSFPDLVAAGEGGMLLFGLTPPRQEAGADRAAEVAAATLARLAPLDVDGLVLYDLDDEADRNPDERPFPYAPTMDPARFAAEHLTAWDKPLVVYRCVGKYAEDELGGWLEGTDPTRTASVFVGPSSGDKAVRTTLREAYALRREAAPGVPLGAVTIPERHRQSRTEHERMLRKQERGVDFFVSQVVYDTDGSKSLVSDYVVACEERGLAPRPLVFTLSLCGSLRTLAFLQWLGVRVPPWVENALSRSDDPLAESFDHCLETAQALATYCARVGQPVGFNVESVSVRRAEIEATVELARQVRALV; from the coding sequence GTGAGCGCCCCACCCCGCCCGTCGTTCCCGGACCTCGTCGCGGCCGGTGAGGGCGGGATGCTGCTCTTCGGGCTCACCCCGCCACGGCAGGAGGCGGGCGCCGACCGCGCCGCCGAGGTGGCCGCGGCCACCTTGGCCCGGCTGGCCCCGCTCGACGTCGACGGCCTCGTGCTCTACGACCTCGACGACGAGGCCGACCGCAACCCCGACGAGCGCCCGTTCCCCTACGCGCCGACGATGGACCCGGCCCGGTTCGCCGCCGAGCACCTCACCGCCTGGGACAAGCCGCTGGTCGTCTACCGGTGCGTCGGCAAGTACGCCGAGGACGAGCTCGGCGGGTGGCTCGAGGGGACCGACCCGACCCGCACGGCGAGCGTCTTCGTCGGCCCGTCGAGCGGCGACAAGGCGGTCCGCACGACGCTGCGCGAGGCCTACGCGCTGCGCCGGGAGGCGGCGCCCGGGGTGCCGCTCGGCGCCGTGACCATCCCCGAGCGGCACCGCCAGTCGCGGACCGAGCACGAGCGGATGCTGCGCAAGCAGGAGCGGGGCGTCGACTTCTTCGTCTCCCAGGTCGTCTACGACACCGACGGCTCGAAGAGCCTCGTCTCCGACTACGTCGTCGCCTGCGAGGAACGCGGCCTGGCCCCGCGGCCGCTGGTCTTCACGCTCTCGCTGTGCGGGTCGCTGCGGACGCTGGCCTTCCTGCAGTGGCTCGGCGTCCGGGTGCCGCCGTGGGTCGAGAACGCCCTCTCCCGCAGCGACGACCCCCTGGCCGAGTCGTTCGACCACTGCCTGGAGACGGCGCAGGCCCTCGCGACCTACTGCGCCCGGGTCGGCCAGCCGGTCGGCTTCAACGTCGAGAGCGTCTCCGTCCGCCGCGCCGAGATCGAGGCCACCGTCGAGCTGGCCCGGCAGGTCCGCGCGCTGGTCTGA
- a CDS encoding N-acetyltransferase translates to MTAEHVVGRVLRAAADGRFPLDDGGWERVPPWRPGVEGVVALTGHAYLAVGDDVPAARLATLGADGIGGAHDPRLVAALAGTGQVDCLDAVLAAGGRGGPSGLVPRPDLDDHPRVAHARRFRTDVTAYGVPPDAGPGGDVHAVVSLGRGIGGLWELGLEVDAGGRRPGHAVWLASQVRRLVPVGEPVLASTAPGNTRALKVFLAAGFVPVASVQVWRPQR, encoded by the coding sequence GTGACGGCCGAGCACGTGGTCGGCCGGGTGCTGCGCGCCGCGGCCGACGGCCGGTTCCCGCTCGACGACGGCGGCTGGGAACGCGTCCCGCCCTGGCGGCCCGGCGTCGAGGGGGTCGTCGCGCTCACCGGCCACGCGTACCTCGCCGTCGGCGACGACGTCCCCGCCGCCCGGCTCGCGACGCTGGGCGCCGACGGCATCGGCGGCGCCCACGACCCACGCCTCGTCGCCGCCCTCGCCGGGACGGGACAGGTCGACTGCCTCGACGCGGTCCTCGCCGCCGGCGGCCGCGGAGGCCCGAGCGGCCTCGTGCCCCGGCCCGACCTCGACGACCACCCGCGGGTGGCGCACGCGCGCCGCTTCCGCACCGACGTGACGGCGTACGGTGTCCCGCCCGATGCGGGCCCGGGCGGCGACGTCCACGCGGTGGTGAGCCTCGGCCGCGGGATCGGCGGGCTCTGGGAGCTCGGTCTCGAGGTCGACGCCGGAGGCCGCCGACCCGGTCACGCGGTCTGGTTGGCGAGCCAGGTGCGCCGGCTGGTCCCGGTGGGGGAGCCGGTCCTGGCCAGCACCGCCCCGGGCAACACCCGGGCGCTCAAGGTCTTCCTCGCCGCCGGGTTCGTGCCCGTCGCGTCCGTGCAGGTGTGGCGCCCGCAGCGGTGA
- a CDS encoding deoxyguanosinetriphosphate triphosphohydrolase, with translation MSEVEQGGSTGERPGYTARDRERWVPEDRSRQRADRDDFARDRGRLVHSASLRRLSAKTQVVQPGSSDFVRTRLTHSLEVAQIGREFGQWLGCDADVVDTACLAHDLGHPPFGHNGEQALDAVARDVGGFEGNAQTLRVLTRLEAKRSHPDGRSAGLNLTRASLDAATKYPWRREQATAALGVGGSGKFGVYDDDLPVYRWFRAGVPDGARCLEAEVMDWSDDVAYSVHDVEDAIASGRLDPRVLHSARDMAPVLVLARDLYAPGLELEQLEEARARLVATGVVPTAFTGSRADLAALKHLTSKLVGRFVVGALRPTRAKHGEGPLTRYAADLVVPDEVRAECSVLKAVAAHWVMYADERLAVMAEQRDTVVALVEAYRADPTRLDPDLRADHDAAADDAGRLRVVVDQVASLTDRSATELARAWAG, from the coding sequence GTGAGCGAGGTCGAGCAGGGCGGGAGCACGGGCGAGCGCCCGGGCTACACCGCGCGCGACCGCGAGCGGTGGGTGCCCGAGGACCGCTCGCGTCAGCGCGCCGACCGGGACGACTTCGCCCGCGACCGCGGCCGGCTCGTGCACTCCGCGTCGCTGCGACGGCTGTCCGCCAAGACCCAGGTGGTCCAGCCGGGCAGCAGCGACTTCGTCCGCACGCGCCTGACGCACAGCCTCGAGGTGGCCCAGATCGGGCGCGAGTTCGGGCAGTGGCTCGGGTGCGACGCCGACGTCGTCGACACGGCGTGCCTGGCCCACGACCTCGGTCACCCGCCCTTCGGGCACAACGGCGAGCAGGCCCTCGACGCGGTCGCCCGCGACGTCGGGGGGTTCGAGGGCAACGCGCAGACGCTGCGCGTCCTCACCCGGCTCGAGGCCAAGCGGTCCCACCCCGACGGCCGCTCCGCCGGGCTCAACCTCACCCGCGCCAGCCTCGACGCGGCGACGAAGTACCCGTGGCGCCGCGAGCAGGCCACTGCGGCCCTGGGCGTCGGCGGCAGCGGCAAGTTCGGGGTGTACGACGACGACCTGCCGGTCTACCGGTGGTTCCGCGCCGGGGTCCCGGACGGGGCCCGGTGCCTCGAGGCCGAGGTCATGGACTGGTCCGACGACGTCGCCTACTCCGTCCACGACGTCGAGGACGCCATCGCCTCGGGCCGGCTCGACCCGCGGGTCCTGCACTCGGCGCGCGACATGGCGCCGGTCCTCGTCCTCGCCCGCGACCTCTACGCGCCCGGGTTAGAGCTGGAGCAGCTCGAGGAGGCGCGCGCCCGGCTCGTCGCGACCGGGGTCGTGCCGACCGCGTTCACCGGCAGCCGGGCCGACCTCGCCGCCCTCAAGCACCTGACGAGCAAGCTCGTCGGGCGGTTCGTCGTGGGGGCGCTGCGTCCCACGCGGGCCAAGCACGGCGAGGGCCCGCTCACCCGCTACGCCGCCGACCTCGTCGTGCCCGACGAGGTGCGCGCCGAGTGCTCGGTCCTCAAGGCGGTCGCCGCGCACTGGGTGATGTACGCCGACGAGCGGCTGGCGGTGATGGCCGAGCAGCGCGACACGGTGGTCGCCCTCGTCGAGGCCTACCGGGCCGACCCGACCCGGCTCGACCCCGACCTGCGGGCGGACCACGACGCGGCCGCCGACGACGCGGGGCGGCTGCGGGTCGTCGTCGACCAGGTCGCCTCGCTCACCGACCGCAGCGCGACCGAGCTCGCGCGCGCCTGGGCGGGCTGA